One window from the genome of Phycisphaerales bacterium encodes:
- a CDS encoding arginase family protein, with protein MEVPYATPPQTPIEPHAARFSSTVKPISEYQPDPNGRRAVVILGMPDDTGVKLNNGRPGAKEGPGAIRRALSRIGVDRPATFEWPTVYDAGDVLPAGDNLDETHRRVSEASAALARAGLLPIGLGGGHDLTFAFVRGVIDGLPEEQRPRVGTYLDPHLDVRETTGSGMPFRRLVEDCGVRSLRLAGFDPIANTAAHLDWFRAHGGELIEVDAAPPPTPFFASLDMDVLDAAHAPGVSALNPCGLTPREAVGWARRAAASSKIRCFDVMELSPPNDDRDRTTRLAAYIVLAVIEQLEGQRL; from the coding sequence ATGGAAGTGCCGTACGCCACGCCGCCGCAGACGCCGATCGAGCCACACGCCGCGCGCTTCTCCAGCACGGTCAAGCCGATCAGCGAGTACCAGCCAGACCCCAACGGCCGCCGGGCCGTCGTAATCCTCGGCATGCCCGACGACACGGGCGTGAAGCTCAACAACGGCAGGCCCGGGGCAAAAGAGGGACCGGGCGCGATCCGGCGTGCGCTATCGCGGATCGGCGTCGATCGCCCGGCGACCTTCGAGTGGCCCACCGTCTACGACGCCGGCGACGTGTTGCCCGCGGGCGATAACCTCGACGAGACGCACCGACGGGTGAGCGAAGCATCGGCAGCGTTGGCGAGGGCGGGGCTACTCCCTATCGGCCTCGGAGGCGGACACGACCTCACTTTCGCCTTCGTTCGCGGCGTCATCGATGGACTGCCAGAGGAACAGCGACCGCGTGTTGGCACGTACCTCGACCCACACCTCGACGTCCGCGAGACCACCGGTTCAGGCATGCCGTTCCGGAGGCTCGTCGAAGACTGTGGCGTGCGATCGCTCCGCCTCGCGGGTTTCGACCCGATCGCCAACACCGCCGCACACCTCGACTGGTTCCGGGCGCACGGGGGAGAACTCATCGAGGTGGACGCCGCGCCACCCCCGACACCCTTCTTTGCCAGTCTCGACATGGACGTTCTCGACGCCGCACACGCCCCGGGCGTCAGCGCGTTGAACCCCTGCGGCCTCACGCCGCGCGAGGCCGTTGGGTGGGCGAGGCGTGCGGCCGCCTCGTCCAAGATCCGATGCTTCGACGTCATGGAACTCAGCCCCCCGAACGATGATCGCGACCGCACGACCCGGCTTGCGGCGTACATCGTGCTGGCAGTGATCGAGCAGTTGGAAGGCCAAAGACTGTGA
- the hutI gene encoding imidazolonepropionase, which yields MTTIANARILTLDPSLGEGPLGLIARGWVRFSNGRIEAVHAGDCPDQPDLDANGRVLMPAFTDCHTHACWAGNRVDEWAARLAGASYLELLEAGGGIMSTVRAVRAASQQALTDLLLERLHTMLDHGTTAVEVKSGYGLDTEHELKMLRAIADANDRFPGTIIATACIGHALDPDVERTRFVRTTIDKTLPAVTAEFPGIAIDAYAEPAAWHLEECLELFDAAMERGHPCRVHADQFTSMGMVEAALDRDFLSVDHLEASSPKLLERVAKSNTHAVVLPCSGFHVDRRYADARTLLEHGGSLCLATNLNPGSAPCPSMPMAIALACRFNGSPPITPEQAILAATRTPAKMLGLNDHGTLAPGSSADAILLHHTNERELAHSFGINPVDRVWVGGVQATAL from the coding sequence GTGACGACCATCGCCAACGCCCGGATCCTCACCCTCGACCCATCCCTCGGCGAGGGCCCACTCGGCCTCATCGCCCGCGGCTGGGTCCGCTTCTCAAACGGCCGCATCGAAGCAGTCCACGCCGGCGATTGCCCGGACCAACCCGATCTGGACGCCAACGGCCGCGTCCTCATGCCCGCCTTCACCGACTGCCACACCCACGCCTGCTGGGCCGGCAATCGCGTCGACGAGTGGGCCGCGCGGCTCGCCGGGGCCTCGTACCTCGAACTGCTCGAGGCCGGCGGCGGCATCATGAGCACCGTTCGCGCCGTGCGCGCGGCGAGCCAACAAGCACTCACCGACCTGCTCCTCGAACGCCTGCACACCATGCTCGACCACGGCACCACCGCCGTCGAGGTCAAATCCGGCTACGGCCTGGACACCGAGCACGAGCTCAAGATGCTCCGCGCCATCGCCGACGCGAACGACCGCTTCCCCGGCACCATCATCGCGACCGCCTGCATCGGCCACGCCCTCGACCCCGACGTGGAGCGCACCCGCTTCGTCCGCACGACGATCGATAAGACACTCCCGGCCGTCACCGCCGAGTTCCCCGGCATCGCCATCGACGCCTACGCCGAGCCCGCCGCCTGGCATCTCGAAGAGTGCCTCGAGCTGTTCGACGCGGCGATGGAGCGAGGCCACCCCTGCCGCGTCCACGCCGACCAGTTCACGTCGATGGGCATGGTCGAGGCCGCCCTCGACCGCGACTTCCTCAGCGTCGATCACCTCGAAGCAAGCTCGCCAAAGCTGCTCGAGCGCGTCGCTAAGAGCAATACCCACGCCGTCGTCTTGCCTTGCAGCGGCTTCCATGTCGATCGCCGCTACGCCGACGCCCGCACGCTCCTGGAGCACGGCGGCAGCCTCTGCCTCGCCACCAACCTCAATCCCGGCAGCGCGCCGTGTCCGAGCATGCCAATGGCCATTGCCCTGGCCTGCCGCTTCAACGGCTCCCCGCCAATCACGCCCGAGCAGGCCATCCTGGCAGCAACCCGCACGCCAGCGAAGATGCTGGGACTGAACGATCACGGAACGCTCGCGCCCGGCTCGAGCGCGGACGCCATCCTTCTTCATCACACGAACGAGCGTGAACTCGCCCACTCGTTCGGGATAAACCCGGTCGACCGGGTGTGGGTAGGCGGCGTCCAAGCCACGGCTCTCTGA